In one window of Meiothermus sp. DNA:
- the rpsE gene encoding 30S ribosomal protein S5, which translates to MPETDFEEKMIFVRRTSKTYQGGRRFRFGALVAVGDRQGRVGLGLGKAKEVPMAVQKANNYAKREMVEVPLQNGTIPHEISVTWGSSTILLRPAAPGTGVIAGQVPRAILELAGITDILTKELGSRNSVNIAYATMEALRQLQTWDDVKRLRKAPGKPEEVA; encoded by the coding sequence ATGCCTGAAACCGATTTTGAAGAAAAGATGATCTTTGTGCGCCGTACCTCCAAAACCTACCAGGGGGGGCGCCGCTTCCGTTTTGGGGCTTTGGTAGCGGTCGGAGACCGGCAAGGCCGGGTAGGTCTGGGCCTGGGCAAGGCTAAGGAAGTCCCGATGGCGGTGCAAAAAGCCAACAACTACGCCAAGCGCGAGATGGTCGAGGTGCCCTTGCAAAACGGCACCATTCCCCACGAAATCAGTGTGACCTGGGGTTCTTCCACCATCTTGCTGCGCCCTGCGGCGCCCGGCACCGGGGTAATTGCAGGCCAGGTGCCCCGAGCCATCCTCGAGCTGGCCGGCATTACCGACATCCTGACCAAGGAACTGGGTTCCCGTAACTCGGTCAATATCGCCTATGCCACCATGGAAGCCCTGCGCCAACTCCAGACCTGGGACGATGTCAAGCGCCTGCGCAAGGCACCTGGCAAGCCCGAGGAGGTGGCCTGA
- the rpmD gene encoding 50S ribosomal protein L30, translating to MATVKVRLIKSPIGYPKDQKAALKVLGLTKMNRVREIQDNPAMRGQIRKVSHLVEVVE from the coding sequence ATGGCTACCGTCAAGGTTCGGCTGATCAAGAGCCCCATCGGCTACCCCAAAGACCAGAAAGCCGCCCTCAAGGTACTGGGTCTGACCAAGATGAACCGCGTGCGTGAGATACAGGATAACCCCGCCATGCGCGGTCAAATTCGCAAGGTTTCCCACCTGGTGGAGGTAGTGGAATGA